From the genome of Blastocatellia bacterium, one region includes:
- a CDS encoding CBS domain-containing protein, with the protein MSVEEALREARIRELPLSPATCVEMGTRVGDVLELMKTKRAHCVLVCEGEHLRGIFTERDVVMKVLGLSADLEAPIESFMTPSPVTLHPEERLWEAMRLMDEGGYRHIPLVVEGDRVAGVVSVQDVIAFLAEHFPAEVFNLPPRSEQVFAAPEGA; encoded by the coding sequence ATGTCGGTTGAAGAAGCATTGCGAGAGGCGAGGATTCGAGAGTTGCCCTTGTCCCCAGCAACCTGCGTGGAGATGGGAACTCGCGTGGGCGATGTGTTAGAGTTGATGAAGACGAAGCGCGCGCACTGCGTTCTCGTGTGCGAGGGGGAGCACTTGCGCGGGATCTTCACCGAGCGGGATGTCGTGATGAAGGTTCTCGGCTTGTCGGCGGATTTGGAGGCGCCCATCGAATCGTTCATGACGCCGTCGCCCGTGACGTTGCATCCGGAGGAGCGCCTCTGGGAGGCGATGCGCCTGATGGACGAAGGTGGGTATCGACATATCCCGCTGGTCGTCGAAGGCGATCGCGTCGCGGGCGTGGTCTCGGTTCAGGATGTCATCGCCTTTCTGGCCGAGCACTTCCCGGCGGAGGTGTTCAATCTCCCACCTCGCTCGGAGCAAGTTTTTGCGGCTCCAGAAGGAGCCTGA
- the ispG gene encoding flavodoxin-dependent (E)-4-hydroxy-3-methylbut-2-enyl-diphosphate synthase, which yields MRRRSVVVQIGRVKIGGDHPIAVQSMTNTDTADVAATVEQIIALAEAGSELVRITVNTEAAARAVPEIVARVRGQGIEVPIIGDFHYNGHLLLSRYRECARALDKYRINPGNVGVGRHQDENFRRMIEIALEYEKPIRIGVNWGSLDQALLTQLMDENARRPEPQDARAVLREAMIRSALDSAARAEAYGMPHDRIVLSVKTSDVSDVIEVNRRLAARCDYPLHIGLTEAGMGLKGIVASAIALGVLLYEGIGDTIRVSVTPAPGGDRREEVLIAQQILQALGLRHFAPQVSACPGCGRTTSTFFQEMAAEVQAYIHRQMPEWSRRYPGVENLRIAVMGCVVNGPGESKHADIGISLPGAGEEPKAPVFADGRLVTTLRGPTLVTDFLRILEDYIRARFGQPDGEHTTTPSSSA from the coding sequence ATGCGACGGCGTTCTGTCGTCGTCCAGATCGGTCGTGTGAAGATCGGTGGGGATCACCCGATCGCCGTGCAGTCAATGACGAACACGGATACGGCCGATGTGGCGGCGACGGTCGAGCAGATCATCGCTCTCGCGGAAGCGGGATCGGAATTGGTGCGCATCACTGTGAACACGGAAGCGGCTGCGCGCGCCGTTCCTGAGATCGTCGCACGGGTGCGCGGCCAGGGAATCGAGGTCCCCATCATCGGCGACTTCCACTACAACGGTCATCTCTTGCTCTCCCGCTATCGCGAGTGCGCGCGCGCGCTCGACAAGTATCGCATCAATCCGGGGAACGTGGGCGTCGGCCGTCACCAAGACGAAAACTTCCGCCGCATGATCGAGATCGCTCTGGAGTACGAGAAGCCGATCCGCATCGGCGTGAATTGGGGCTCGCTCGACCAAGCACTCCTCACGCAATTGATGGATGAGAATGCCCGGCGTCCCGAGCCCCAGGACGCGCGCGCTGTGCTGCGCGAAGCGATGATCCGCAGCGCTCTGGATTCGGCTGCCCGCGCTGAAGCCTACGGGATGCCCCACGATCGCATCGTCCTGAGCGTTAAGACGTCCGATGTCTCGGACGTCATCGAGGTGAACCGCCGGCTCGCGGCCCGCTGCGATTATCCACTGCACATCGGATTAACCGAAGCCGGCATGGGGCTCAAAGGCATCGTCGCGTCGGCGATAGCACTGGGCGTCCTCCTTTACGAAGGAATTGGTGACACGATTCGCGTGAGCGTGACCCCAGCTCCAGGAGGCGATCGGCGCGAGGAGGTGCTCATCGCGCAGCAAATCCTGCAAGCGCTCGGCCTGCGCCATTTCGCACCGCAAGTCTCCGCCTGTCCCGGATGCGGACGCACAACGAGCACGTTCTTCCAAGAGATGGCAGCCGAGGTCCAAGCGTATATCCATCGCCAGATGCCTGAGTGGAGCCGCCGCTATCCCGGCGTCGAAAACCTGCGCATTGCCGTCATGGGATGCGTCGTCAATGGCCCGGGTGAGTCCAAACACGCGGACATCGGAATCTCGCTCCCGGGCGCGGGCGAAGAGCCAAAAGCTCCAGTCTTCGCCGATGGCCGACTGGTGACGACGCTGCGCGGGCCAACGCTCGTGACGGATTTCCTCCGCATCTTGGAAGACTACATTCGCGCCCGCTTCGGCCAGCCTGACGGGGAACACACGACGACACCATCCTCATCGGCTTGA
- the pncA gene encoding bifunctional nicotinamidase/pyrazinamidase, whose product MSASKALVLVDVQNDFLPGGSLAVPEGDRIIPVLNRYIDLFQRAGLPIYATRDWHPEQTRHFKAYGGMWPPHCVQGTRGAEFHPDLKLPPETILISKGMDPNEDSYSGFQGQTAEGRTFAEELKARGIEHLYVGGVATDYCVRHTVLDARREGFQVTVLEDAIRGVDLAPGDSERALREMIEAGATLAKWEDVAREIAASEEISS is encoded by the coding sequence ATGTCGGCATCAAAGGCACTCGTGCTCGTGGATGTGCAGAACGATTTCTTGCCGGGCGGATCGCTCGCCGTGCCGGAAGGCGATCGGATCATCCCCGTCCTCAACCGGTACATTGACCTCTTTCAGCGAGCAGGCTTGCCGATCTATGCGACGCGCGACTGGCATCCCGAGCAGACGCGACATTTCAAAGCCTACGGAGGCATGTGGCCCCCGCATTGCGTGCAGGGCACGCGCGGGGCTGAGTTCCATCCCGACTTGAAACTCCCCCCGGAGACGATCCTCATCTCAAAGGGAATGGATCCGAACGAGGACAGCTATTCGGGCTTCCAAGGTCAAACGGCCGAAGGACGCACGTTCGCCGAGGAATTGAAAGCGCGCGGGATCGAGCACCTGTACGTCGGAGGCGTCGCCACAGATTATTGCGTGCGCCACACGGTCCTGGATGCGCGCCGCGAGGGATTTCAGGTGACCGTCCTGGAGGATGCGATCCGCGGCGTGGACCTGGCGCCCGGCGATTCCGAACGCGCACTGCGAGAGATGATCGAGGCCGGAGCAACTCTCGCGAAATGGGAAGACGTCGCGCGCGAGATCGCCGCTTCCGAGGAGATCTCGTCCTGA
- a CDS encoding 30S ribosomal protein S1 yields the protein MTRSEEAIAMDVNNMDQPVTEAHPAGAPPAPSDPEMNVSSESFGELLGSFEEQTTTTLTVGQRLTGKVLAIHEDMAFVDIGYKTEGVVPSEELRISLNEISIGDEIPVVVKHLETPDGYVKLSYAEAQRKLVWEAIDRALKTGAPIKGRITERIKGGLKVNLGGVDAFLPASQVDLRQVRNLEAWKGREIEAKVIKVNRRQNNIVLSRRALLEEEEARRRAEILSQLDEGYIVEGRIKSLADYGAFVDIGGIDGLLHITDIAWKKIAHPKEVFNVGEIVQVKILKIDRETGRINLGYKQLWPNPWDTLAERLPPGSRIKGKVTRITDYGVFVEVEEGIEGLIHASELTWEKRPKHPSKYVAIGDEVVVEVLHVDVPNRRLSLSLRQLQPDPWRLFAETHSIGTRVRGRVRGITDFGAFVEVEKGIEGLIHVSDISRRRVKHPSEVLKKGQEVEAIIKELDLSARRLGLSMKELEPDPWEEFFNAHRVGDIVRGKVVRFASFGAFVDVGGVEGLCHISELSDEHVEKPEDAVQIGDELDFRILRLDPESRRIALSARAARRDREPAYTIGEDTGRIASLGEIARLQQGEGD from the coding sequence ATGACGAGGAGTGAAGAGGCGATTGCGATGGATGTGAACAATATGGATCAACCGGTGACCGAAGCCCATCCCGCGGGCGCGCCTCCGGCACCGAGTGACCCCGAGATGAATGTTTCGAGCGAAAGTTTCGGCGAACTGCTGGGCTCTTTTGAAGAGCAAACGACGACGACTCTGACCGTCGGCCAACGGCTCACGGGCAAGGTGCTCGCGATCCATGAGGACATGGCATTCGTGGACATCGGCTACAAGACCGAAGGTGTCGTCCCGAGCGAAGAACTCCGGATCAGCCTGAACGAGATCTCCATCGGCGACGAGATCCCTGTTGTCGTGAAGCATCTGGAGACTCCGGACGGATACGTGAAGCTCTCCTACGCCGAGGCACAACGTAAGCTCGTGTGGGAGGCCATTGATCGTGCTCTCAAAACGGGCGCCCCCATCAAGGGGCGCATCACCGAGCGCATCAAAGGTGGACTGAAAGTTAACCTGGGTGGGGTGGACGCCTTCTTGCCGGCGAGCCAAGTGGACCTGCGGCAGGTCCGAAATCTGGAGGCCTGGAAGGGCCGAGAGATCGAAGCCAAAGTCATCAAGGTCAATCGGCGGCAGAATAACATCGTCCTCTCGCGCCGCGCGCTCCTCGAAGAAGAGGAAGCGCGACGTCGCGCGGAGATTCTCAGCCAACTCGACGAGGGATATATCGTCGAAGGACGCATCAAGAGCCTGGCCGATTATGGCGCCTTCGTGGACATTGGCGGAATTGATGGCCTCCTTCACATCACCGATATCGCGTGGAAGAAGATCGCCCATCCGAAGGAGGTCTTCAACGTCGGTGAGATCGTCCAGGTGAAGATCCTCAAAATTGATCGAGAGACGGGACGCATCAATCTCGGGTATAAGCAGCTTTGGCCCAATCCGTGGGATACCCTCGCCGAACGATTGCCGCCCGGTTCTCGCATCAAGGGCAAGGTCACGCGCATCACCGACTACGGGGTGTTCGTCGAGGTGGAGGAGGGCATCGAGGGACTGATCCACGCGTCTGAGTTGACATGGGAGAAGCGCCCGAAACACCCGTCGAAGTACGTGGCCATCGGGGATGAGGTGGTGGTGGAGGTCTTACACGTGGACGTGCCAAACCGTCGGTTGAGCTTGAGCCTGCGACAACTGCAACCGGATCCGTGGCGGCTCTTCGCCGAGACTCACTCCATCGGCACGCGCGTGCGCGGCCGCGTGCGCGGGATTACGGATTTCGGCGCCTTCGTCGAAGTCGAGAAAGGGATCGAAGGTTTGATCCACGTCTCCGACATCTCGCGCCGACGCGTGAAGCATCCCTCGGAGGTCTTGAAGAAAGGCCAAGAGGTTGAGGCCATCATCAAGGAGCTGGACCTGAGCGCGCGACGCTTGGGGCTCTCGATGAAAGAGCTGGAGCCCGATCCGTGGGAGGAGTTCTTCAACGCTCACCGGGTGGGCGACATCGTCCGCGGGAAGGTGGTGCGTTTCGCTAGCTTCGGCGCGTTCGTGGACGTAGGGGGCGTCGAGGGCCTTTGCCACATCTCTGAGCTCTCGGACGAACACGTCGAGAAGCCCGAGGACGCTGTTCAAATCGGCGATGAGCTGGACTTTCGTATCCTGCGCCTGGATCCCGAAAGCCGACGCATTGCGCTCTCGGCCCGCGCTGCTCGTCGTGATCGCGAACCCGCCTACACGATCGGCGAAGATACGGGACGCATCGCGAGCCTGGGCGAGATCGCGCGACTCCAACAGGGAGAAGGCGATTGA
- a CDS encoding aspartate aminotransferase family protein, with the protein MSNEELVRKQKEYLFRCVSTYYREPLVIERGEGMYVWDAQGRRYLDCFGGVLTISVGHAHPKVVEAITDQVRKISHTSTLYINEPQVRLAEKLAELTPGRLQKSFFTNSGTEADETALVLARLYTGRQEIIALRHGYSGRSALAMSVSGQAPWKLGTPYVAGIVHAVAPYCYRCPFKLTYPACDLACARDVEELIQTATSGRIAALIAEPIMGVGGFVVPPKEYFKVVVEIVRRYGGIFICDEVQTGWGRTGEKMFGIEHWEVEPDIMTFAKGLANGTPIGATIATPEIADAYPSLTFSTFGGNPVACRAALATIRVIEEEELPKNARRVGDYLREQLEALKEAYPQIIGDVRGMGLMQAIELVKDPKTKEPNPEALQQIFEETKKRGVLIGRGGLYGNVIRIGPPLIATKDHIDELISALAAAFAVVTRKR; encoded by the coding sequence ATGAGCAACGAGGAATTGGTGCGCAAGCAGAAGGAATACCTCTTCCGGTGTGTCTCGACGTATTACCGAGAGCCCTTGGTGATCGAGCGGGGCGAAGGGATGTACGTGTGGGACGCGCAGGGACGACGCTACTTGGATTGTTTCGGCGGCGTCCTGACGATCAGCGTCGGACATGCGCATCCCAAGGTCGTGGAAGCGATCACGGATCAGGTTCGGAAGATCTCGCACACCTCCACGCTCTACATCAATGAACCGCAGGTGCGATTGGCCGAGAAGCTGGCTGAGCTCACGCCGGGACGACTGCAAAAGAGCTTCTTCACCAACAGTGGCACCGAAGCCGATGAGACGGCGCTCGTGCTCGCGCGGCTCTACACCGGGCGGCAGGAAATCATCGCGCTGCGCCACGGCTACAGCGGTCGATCCGCCTTGGCGATGAGCGTCAGTGGGCAAGCGCCCTGGAAGCTCGGGACGCCCTATGTCGCCGGAATCGTGCACGCCGTCGCCCCTTACTGCTATCGCTGTCCCTTCAAACTCACCTATCCGGCGTGCGATCTGGCATGCGCACGTGATGTGGAGGAACTGATTCAAACGGCGACTTCGGGACGCATCGCTGCGCTCATCGCGGAGCCGATCATGGGCGTCGGTGGATTCGTCGTTCCCCCGAAAGAGTACTTCAAAGTCGTCGTCGAGATCGTACGTCGCTATGGCGGCATCTTCATCTGCGACGAGGTGCAAACCGGATGGGGGCGCACGGGGGAGAAGATGTTCGGCATCGAGCACTGGGAGGTGGAGCCGGACATCATGACCTTCGCCAAGGGTCTGGCCAATGGAACGCCCATCGGGGCCACGATCGCCACGCCGGAGATCGCCGATGCCTATCCTTCGCTCACCTTCTCAACCTTCGGTGGCAATCCTGTCGCCTGTCGCGCCGCCTTGGCGACGATCCGCGTGATCGAGGAGGAAGAATTGCCGAAGAACGCACGCCGGGTCGGCGATTATCTGCGCGAGCAACTGGAGGCACTCAAGGAAGCGTATCCGCAAATCATCGGCGATGTGCGGGGCATGGGATTGATGCAAGCGATCGAGTTGGTGAAAGATCCCAAGACCAAAGAGCCGAATCCCGAAGCTCTGCAGCAGATCTTCGAAGAGACAAAGAAACGTGGCGTGCTCATCGGTCGAGGCGGGCTCTACGGGAACGTGATTCGTATTGGTCCGCCCTTGATCGCTACGAAGGATCACATTGATGAGTTGATCTCGGCGCTGGCAGCCGCCTTCGCCGTCGTCACTCGTAAGAGGTGA
- the thiE gene encoding thiamine phosphate synthase: MKTLGNPPLLYLITDRKLCPSRSILELIVEAARAGVDLIQIREKDLPIRELCALVEEAAARIAGTPARLLVNDRFDVAVTCGAHGVHLTTRSLPAAIVREIVGPDVLIGVSAHSLEEARDAEIGGADFLVLGPVFETPSKKPYGPPLGLEAFACIAVAVRLPVLAIGGITPENAPQVLARGAAGIAAIRMFVEAEQLIPLVARLKGH; the protein is encoded by the coding sequence ATGAAGACGTTGGGGAATCCGCCCCTGCTCTACCTCATCACCGATCGAAAGCTCTGCCCATCGCGTTCGATCCTCGAGCTCATCGTGGAAGCGGCGCGCGCGGGCGTGGATCTAATTCAGATTCGGGAGAAGGATCTGCCGATCCGAGAGCTATGCGCGCTCGTCGAAGAAGCGGCAGCGCGAATCGCGGGAACGCCGGCGCGACTCCTCGTCAATGACCGCTTCGATGTGGCCGTAACTTGCGGCGCTCACGGTGTTCATCTGACGACGCGATCGTTGCCCGCCGCGATCGTGAGAGAGATCGTCGGGCCGGACGTGCTGATCGGCGTCTCGGCGCATTCGCTCGAAGAGGCGCGCGACGCCGAAATCGGAGGCGCGGATTTTCTTGTGCTCGGCCCCGTCTTCGAGACGCCGAGCAAAAAACCCTATGGACCGCCCCTCGGCTTGGAAGCATTCGCGTGCATCGCGGTGGCGGTTCGCCTTCCTGTTCTCGCCATCGGGGGCATCACGCCGGAGAACGCGCCGCAGGTGCTCGCCCGTGGAGCGGCAGGTATCGCGGCCATCCGTATGTTCGTCGAAGCGGAACAGCTCATCCCACTCGTTGCCCGACTCAAAGGGCACTGA
- a CDS encoding DUF1326 domain-containing protein — protein MRSLIMVLFVLAAIAGVFEQAHAQQILGDYVEARNADVYTGPCFANAEAGFVGDQAILAWRIQRGSWEGIRLDGLSVVGIVKARATLGDPQGKPYPAKALVVVDERANREQREALLRFAQTMAGELLGNVVRVVAAPIRFDVRDEGEHAARAIVRAGEWARIETRPLNEQDHICGNEEIFYPPLAPVQHAMPAVAVLNQFRGDGLGVTWTISGKRSAFVGHFAR, from the coding sequence ATGCGAAGCCTGATCATGGTATTGTTCGTGCTCGCAGCCATTGCGGGCGTCTTCGAGCAAGCGCATGCGCAGCAAATCCTCGGCGACTATGTCGAGGCGCGCAATGCGGATGTTTACACTGGTCCTTGCTTCGCCAACGCGGAGGCGGGGTTTGTGGGCGATCAGGCGATCCTCGCCTGGCGCATTCAGCGAGGGAGCTGGGAGGGGATTCGCCTCGATGGCTTGAGCGTCGTCGGCATCGTCAAAGCGCGCGCGACGCTGGGAGACCCACAAGGGAAACCCTATCCGGCGAAGGCCCTCGTGGTCGTGGACGAGCGGGCGAATCGGGAGCAACGCGAGGCCTTGCTCCGTTTCGCTCAAACGATGGCGGGTGAACTGCTCGGGAACGTCGTGCGCGTCGTAGCTGCTCCGATCCGCTTCGACGTTCGGGATGAGGGCGAGCACGCGGCTCGAGCCATCGTGCGAGCGGGCGAGTGGGCGCGGATCGAGACGCGTCCCTTGAATGAGCAGGATCATATCTGCGGCAATGAGGAGATCTTCTATCCACCGCTCGCTCCAGTCCAGCACGCAATGCCTGCCGTCGCCGTCCTCAATCAGTTCCGCGGAGATGGTTTGGGCGTCACCTGGACCATCAGTGGCAAGCGAAGCGCTTTCGTCGGCCACTTCGCGCGATGA
- a CDS encoding xanthine dehydrogenase family protein subunit M → MRAFEYVSPTTKEQAVALLSRTWGETEILAGGTDLLALMKDDIVRPRRLVNIKEIAELRGISFSPRTGLRLGATVTLQELLDHPEIARVYPALAQAVRGITSPQIRNMGTVGGDLCQRPRCWYFRSGFGLLARDETGRSLVLEGDNRYHAILGNEGPAYFVNPSSLAPALIAYGARLRIFGPQGTREVPVERFFRIPKSETEREYDLQPNEIVTDILVPPPPAGMMSATYEVRQHEALDWPLAAASVALVLDGQRVRSARVVLGHVAPIPWPSPEAERALVGKAVTEEVAKAAADAAVQKARSLGKNEYKIQLARVAVRRAIQQAVGGGARR, encoded by the coding sequence ATGCGCGCGTTTGAGTACGTGAGTCCGACGACGAAGGAGCAAGCCGTCGCGCTGCTCTCCCGCACGTGGGGAGAGACGGAAATCCTCGCTGGCGGTACTGACCTGCTCGCGCTCATGAAAGATGACATCGTGCGGCCGCGACGCTTGGTCAACATCAAGGAGATTGCCGAACTGCGAGGGATCAGCTTCTCACCGCGGACGGGGTTGCGTTTGGGCGCGACGGTCACTCTTCAGGAGTTGCTCGATCATCCTGAGATCGCGCGCGTCTATCCGGCGCTCGCGCAGGCCGTCCGTGGCATCACCAGTCCACAGATTCGAAACATGGGGACCGTCGGCGGGGATCTCTGTCAGCGGCCGCGCTGTTGGTACTTCCGCTCGGGCTTCGGCCTCTTGGCTCGCGATGAGACGGGACGCTCGCTCGTGCTGGAGGGGGACAATCGGTACCATGCAATCCTGGGCAATGAGGGGCCGGCTTACTTCGTTAATCCCTCGAGTTTGGCCCCGGCACTCATCGCCTATGGGGCGCGCCTTCGCATCTTCGGCCCGCAGGGGACACGTGAAGTCCCGGTCGAGCGGTTCTTCCGCATTCCGAAATCGGAGACCGAGCGCGAATATGATTTGCAGCCGAATGAGATCGTGACCGACATCCTCGTGCCGCCGCCTCCGGCAGGGATGATGAGCGCGACCTATGAGGTGCGTCAGCACGAGGCGCTCGATTGGCCGTTGGCGGCGGCATCCGTGGCTTTGGTGCTCGATGGCCAGCGCGTGCGCTCAGCGCGCGTCGTGCTCGGACACGTTGCTCCGATCCCCTGGCCCTCGCCCGAGGCGGAGCGCGCTCTCGTGGGAAAGGCCGTGACCGAAGAAGTCGCGAAGGCGGCCGCTGACGCCGCCGTACAAAAGGCGCGAAGCTTAGGGAAGAACGAATACAAGATTCAGCTGGCTCGCGTCGCCGTGCGTCGAGCGATCCAGCAAGCCGTCGGAGGAGGAGCGCGACGATGA
- a CDS encoding xanthine dehydrogenase family protein molybdopterin-binding subunit yields the protein MAEREAVEMAEYKWPEPGQRRLIGKRVSRVDGPDKVSGRAKYTYDVNRPGMLAGKILHCPHARARIVRLDTSAAEKMPGVKAVLPLKKVGDEILWAGDEVVAVAAVDEPTAEDAIRAIVVEYEKLPHFVLDTDPKAAGERARPTAEQIEGDPDAAFREAEVVAEGLYGMSVITHCCLEPHGAVVEWEGENSVLVHISTQAVSGIAGQMAGPLGVPAGNIRVKQEHIGGGFGSKFGPDSWGIAAARLSKMAGGRPVKIMLERDAELMVAGARPSYYGRVRVGAKRDGTLIAWESETWGTGGIPPTSPLPLPYVLRIPNQRKRHIAIATNSGPARAWRAPLHPQACLLTMAAIDDLAAALRMDPLDLLLKNIELAGERADVYREELQIAAELMEWKKRWHPRGDPSPGPIKRGLGVSIHTWPGRGHACRCDLTIHPDGSVEVKLASQDLGTGTRTAIAIVVADTLGLPLEAVRVRIGDNQYPPAGGSGGSTTIGGVSSAARRAALNALDQFFARVAPLLNAAPDQLEAWDGRIRVKGDPSRSIAWEQACARLDGMPLTVRGENPGPGELTTAGAAGVQMADVSVDIETGIVRINKMVAVQDCGLIINMKAAESQCYGAMIMGISYALYEEKIMDPVTGRMLNPNMEFYKLAGLADIGELVVHMMTGEKYDRRGVIGLGEPPVVSPGAAISNAVANAIGVRVPFLPLTPERVLEALKKGGSHARV from the coding sequence ATGGCCGAACGAGAGGCTGTGGAGATGGCGGAATACAAATGGCCGGAGCCTGGGCAACGGCGCTTAATCGGCAAGCGCGTCTCGCGCGTGGACGGCCCGGATAAGGTGAGCGGGCGCGCCAAATATACCTATGACGTGAATCGTCCGGGGATGCTCGCCGGGAAGATTCTGCACTGCCCACATGCGCGCGCGCGGATCGTGCGGTTGGATACGAGCGCGGCCGAGAAGATGCCGGGCGTGAAGGCGGTTCTCCCCTTGAAGAAGGTGGGCGATGAGATCCTCTGGGCGGGCGATGAAGTCGTAGCCGTTGCTGCTGTTGATGAACCCACGGCCGAGGATGCCATTCGCGCCATCGTCGTCGAGTACGAGAAGCTGCCGCATTTCGTTCTGGACACCGATCCGAAAGCAGCGGGCGAGCGAGCGCGTCCGACGGCCGAGCAGATCGAGGGGGATCCGGACGCCGCATTTCGCGAGGCGGAGGTCGTCGCTGAGGGGCTCTACGGCATGTCCGTGATCACCCACTGTTGCCTGGAGCCACACGGCGCCGTCGTCGAGTGGGAAGGTGAGAACTCCGTACTCGTGCACATCTCGACGCAAGCCGTCTCAGGGATCGCCGGGCAGATGGCTGGACCGCTTGGCGTTCCGGCGGGCAATATCCGCGTGAAGCAAGAGCATATTGGCGGCGGATTCGGGAGCAAATTCGGTCCGGACAGTTGGGGGATCGCCGCCGCGCGGCTCTCCAAAATGGCTGGTGGACGGCCTGTGAAGATCATGCTCGAACGGGATGCCGAGTTGATGGTCGCCGGCGCGCGTCCTTCGTACTATGGACGCGTTCGCGTGGGTGCTAAGCGCGATGGAACCCTGATCGCATGGGAATCGGAGACGTGGGGGACGGGCGGCATTCCGCCAACAAGTCCACTCCCGCTGCCGTATGTGCTGCGCATTCCGAATCAGCGGAAGCGACACATCGCGATTGCGACCAACAGCGGACCGGCGCGAGCCTGGCGCGCGCCCTTACATCCGCAAGCGTGTTTGCTGACCATGGCGGCGATCGATGATCTGGCCGCCGCCTTGCGCATGGATCCGCTGGATCTGCTCTTGAAGAACATCGAATTGGCGGGTGAGCGCGCCGACGTTTATCGCGAGGAGTTGCAGATCGCGGCCGAGTTGATGGAGTGGAAGAAACGGTGGCATCCGCGAGGCGATCCGTCGCCCGGACCGATCAAGCGCGGGCTCGGCGTCTCGATCCATACCTGGCCCGGGCGCGGTCATGCATGCCGATGCGATTTGACCATCCATCCGGATGGGTCGGTTGAGGTGAAGCTCGCCTCGCAAGACCTGGGCACGGGAACGCGCACGGCGATTGCCATCGTCGTGGCCGATACACTGGGCCTCCCGCTGGAAGCTGTGCGCGTGCGGATTGGAGACAATCAATATCCTCCGGCTGGAGGCTCCGGCGGCAGCACGACCATCGGCGGTGTCAGTTCGGCGGCGCGCCGAGCCGCTCTCAATGCCTTGGATCAATTCTTCGCTCGCGTCGCTCCGTTGCTCAATGCCGCGCCGGATCAGCTCGAGGCATGGGACGGACGCATTCGGGTGAAGGGGGACCCGAGCCGCTCGATCGCGTGGGAACAAGCGTGCGCTCGGCTCGATGGCATGCCGCTCACTGTACGCGGAGAGAATCCCGGTCCGGGCGAGCTGACGACGGCGGGCGCAGCCGGTGTGCAAATGGCCGATGTCTCCGTGGACATTGAGACGGGCATCGTCCGCATCAACAAGATGGTCGCCGTCCAGGACTGCGGCTTGATCATCAACATGAAGGCAGCCGAGAGTCAATGCTACGGCGCCATGATCATGGGCATCAGCTATGCCCTCTACGAGGAGAAGATCATGGACCCGGTCACCGGACGGATGCTCAATCCGAACATGGAGTTCTACAAGTTGGCGGGCCTGGCGGATATCGGCGAATTGGTCGTGCACATGATGACCGGAGAGAAGTACGATCGGCGAGGCGTCATCGGACTCGGGGAACCACCGGTGGTCTCGCCGGGAGCGGCGATCTCCAATGCCGTCGCCAACGCCATCGGCGTGCGCGTGCCGTTTTTGCCGCTCACGCCCGAACGCGTCCTGGAGGCTTTGAAGAAGGGAGGGAGCCATGCGCGCGTTTGA